The following are encoded together in the Naumannella cuiyingiana genome:
- a CDS encoding MBL fold metallo-hydrolase codes for MTPTEEAVTAVRQEFAIAAIGGPTAVLDYGGLRFVTDPTLDPPGDYGAYQKLEGPAVAAPALGDIDAVLLSHDLHADNLDRAGREFALRAPVILTGPKAAARIGPPAIGLAEFAEHQLPGTRSLVRVTAVPAQHGPLDGELDEAGNVNTEVSGFVLESDGLPTVYLSGDNAGIAPVVRIAARFPRIEVAVLHCGAARVPAKNSGRALTLSAARAVDVTALLDAAQVIPVHHRGWSIYSEGFDDLDREFTDAGLRSRLIPAPVGRWAIRREIA; via the coding sequence ATGACACCCACCGAAGAGGCAGTGACCGCGGTCCGGCAGGAATTCGCCATCGCAGCGATCGGCGGCCCGACTGCCGTGCTGGACTACGGCGGGCTGCGGTTCGTCACCGATCCCACGCTCGACCCGCCCGGGGACTACGGGGCCTACCAGAAGCTCGAGGGCCCGGCGGTCGCGGCACCGGCCCTGGGTGACATCGATGCTGTGCTACTCAGCCACGATCTGCACGCCGACAATCTCGACCGGGCCGGGCGCGAGTTCGCGCTACGCGCACCGGTGATCCTCACCGGACCGAAGGCGGCCGCCCGGATCGGCCCGCCGGCGATCGGGCTGGCCGAATTCGCGGAGCACCAGCTGCCGGGGACCAGGTCGCTCGTGCGGGTCACCGCGGTACCGGCGCAGCATGGACCGCTGGACGGCGAGCTGGATGAGGCCGGCAACGTGAACACCGAGGTCAGTGGGTTCGTGCTGGAGAGCGACGGCCTGCCGACTGTGTATCTCAGCGGCGACAACGCCGGCATCGCCCCGGTGGTGCGCATCGCCGCCCGGTTCCCCAGGATCGAGGTGGCCGTGCTGCACTGCGGCGCGGCGCGGGTGCCGGCCAAGAACTCCGGGCGGGCGCTGACCCTGTCGGCCGCGCGGGCGGTGGATGTGACGGCCCTGCTCGATGCCGCCCAGGTAATCCCGGTGCACCATCGGGGCTGGTCGATCTACAGCGAGGGGTTCGATGACCTGGACCGCGAGTTCACCGACGCCGGGCTGCGATCACGGCTGATCCCGGCTCCTGTTGGCCGATGGGCGATCCGCCGCGAGATTGCCTGA
- a CDS encoding TetR/AcrR family transcriptional regulator — MADNRDRLVRTGAELIWQAGYSATSPRQVMAGSGVGQGSFYHHFPAKADLGVAAIGANAADIEAFAVDTLTGPEPGLTRIRRYLLAGRDALAGCKIGGLAYDPAVVADPRLLEPVGAAFRRIVALLADAIGDAQQAGAVREDLPAADLAGMVAAVVQGGFVLSRATCDPDVQRRAAAAAYALLAAAPAGR, encoded by the coding sequence ATGGCCGACAATCGAGACAGGCTGGTCCGGACCGGCGCCGAACTGATCTGGCAGGCGGGATATTCGGCGACCAGCCCGCGTCAGGTGATGGCGGGCAGCGGGGTCGGACAGGGCAGCTTCTACCACCACTTCCCCGCGAAGGCGGACCTGGGCGTGGCCGCCATCGGCGCTAATGCCGCCGACATCGAAGCGTTCGCGGTAGACACCCTGACCGGCCCGGAGCCGGGCCTCACCCGGATCCGCCGCTACCTGCTGGCCGGGCGCGACGCGCTGGCCGGCTGCAAGATCGGCGGGCTCGCCTACGACCCCGCGGTGGTCGCCGACCCGCGCCTGCTCGAGCCGGTCGGTGCGGCGTTCCGGCGGATCGTCGCGCTGCTGGCGGACGCCATCGGTGACGCCCAGCAGGCCGGGGCGGTGCGCGAGGACCTGCCGGCGGCAGACCTCGCCGGGATGGTCGCCGCCGTCGTCCAGGGCGGCTTCGTGCTGTCGCGGGCGACCTGCGACCCGGACGTCCAGCGCCGGGCAGCGGCCGCAGCGTACGCCCTGCTGGCCGCAGCACCCGCCGGTCGTTGA
- a CDS encoding Bug family tripartite tricarboxylate transporter substrate binding protein produces the protein MKTPRPVGWAIAITVTLALTVAAVAQAAGSGQRSDLRSRLTVIAPAAAGGGWDLVARETQRALRTPGGESDDDLPPLVRNVQVVNVPGAGGTIGLSQLGRMTGDPSTLMITGTVMMGGIARNDSEYTLADTTPIARLAEDFEVIVVPADSKFETLDDLLKAWRADPAALPIGGGSAGGIDHMVAAQLAGVAGIDPADLVYSAYSGGGELSLSLLSSQAGTVEVGISGFNDFRDLLEGGDLRALAVVAPERLPNTDIPTMIELGYPEVDLVNWRGIVAPPGITAQERDELISIVDQMIATPSWRSAVERNRWKDSYLAGDDFGAFLATEQTRVDELLAELGLI, from the coding sequence ATGAAGACACCCCGCCCGGTCGGGTGGGCCATCGCGATCACCGTCACCCTCGCGCTGACCGTTGCCGCGGTGGCGCAGGCGGCGGGATCTGGCCAGCGCTCCGATCTGAGATCCCGGTTGACGGTGATCGCCCCGGCAGCGGCCGGCGGTGGATGGGATCTGGTGGCGCGCGAGACGCAGCGGGCGCTGCGCACCCCGGGCGGCGAGTCCGACGACGACCTGCCCCCGCTGGTACGCAATGTGCAGGTCGTCAACGTGCCCGGCGCCGGCGGGACCATCGGGCTCAGCCAGCTCGGCCGGATGACCGGGGACCCGAGCACGCTGATGATCACCGGCACCGTGATGATGGGCGGCATCGCCCGCAACGACTCCGAGTACACCCTGGCCGACACCACGCCGATCGCCCGCCTGGCGGAGGACTTCGAGGTGATCGTGGTCCCGGCGGATTCGAAGTTCGAGACGCTCGATGACCTGCTGAAGGCCTGGCGGGCCGATCCGGCGGCGCTGCCCATCGGCGGCGGTTCGGCGGGCGGCATCGATCACATGGTCGCCGCCCAGTTGGCAGGCGTCGCCGGGATCGACCCGGCCGACCTGGTCTACTCCGCCTACAGCGGTGGCGGCGAGCTGAGCCTGTCCCTGCTGTCGTCGCAGGCCGGCACGGTCGAGGTCGGGATCAGCGGCTTCAACGACTTCCGCGATCTGTTGGAGGGCGGCGATCTGCGCGCGCTCGCCGTCGTCGCGCCGGAGCGGCTCCCGAACACCGACATCCCCACCATGATCGAACTCGGGTATCCGGAGGTGGACCTAGTCAACTGGCGTGGCATCGTCGCCCCGCCGGGCATCACCGCCCAGGAGCGTGACGAGTTGATCAGCATCGTCGACCAGATGATCGCCACCCCGTCCTGGCGCTCGGCCGTGGAACGCAACCGCTGGAAGGATTCCTATCTCGCCGGCGACGACTTCGGCGCCTTTCTGGCCACCGAACAGACCCGGGTGGACGAACTGCTCGCGGAGCTGGGGTTGATATGA
- a CDS encoding tripartite tricarboxylate transporter TctB family protein has product MSDRPTPDPASPEAANPEATGPEATRPEAPVTDRVTRGYGAFVMPAIMLAVAGYLIFGLVTMEVVESDELLGPTAMPWAAAIAMIVLAVIYAVDIWRRPGEQHAGDASHPTPVNWRTLGLAVASLVVFAIILEPVGWLVSGAVLFFGMTTALGWGEAAARRPLFNAVLALGLSAAVQLIFAGLLGLPLPPGLWLGGQ; this is encoded by the coding sequence ATGAGCGATCGCCCCACCCCCGACCCGGCCAGCCCCGAGGCGGCCAACCCCGAGGCAACCGGGCCCGAGGCAACCCGGCCCGAGGCCCCCGTCACCGATCGGGTGACCCGTGGCTACGGCGCCTTCGTGATGCCGGCGATCATGCTCGCCGTCGCCGGCTATCTGATCTTCGGCCTGGTGACCATGGAGGTCGTGGAGAGCGACGAGTTGCTCGGGCCGACGGCCATGCCGTGGGCGGCGGCGATCGCCATGATCGTGCTCGCGGTGATCTATGCCGTCGACATCTGGCGGCGGCCGGGCGAGCAGCACGCCGGCGATGCGAGCCACCCGACGCCGGTCAACTGGCGTACCCTCGGCCTGGCCGTGGCCAGCCTCGTCGTCTTCGCGATCATCCTGGAACCGGTCGGCTGGCTGGTCTCCGGCGCCGTGCTGTTCTTCGGGATGACCACCGCGCTGGGCTGGGGCGAGGCCGCGGCCCGCCGCCCGTTGTTCAACGCGGTGCTCGCCCTGGGGCTGTCGGCCGCGGTCCAGTTGATCTTCGCCGGGCTGCTCGGGCTGCCGCTGCCGCCCGGCTTGTGGCTGGGAGGACAGTGA
- a CDS encoding tripartite tricarboxylate transporter permease, translated as MEHLPELWAGFAAVLTVENLLWLVLGALLGTAVGVLPGLGSSMAVALLLPMTFTLSPTAALIMFAGVYFGGLFGDSISGILMNTPGNSTAIASTFEGHRMALSGRAPQALATSAIGAFTGGLLATIVVVFTVPLLATLATSFGPPQYLALAVFAFIAISAVVSDSAVRGLCALLIGVALSFVGIDQITGTQRFTAGVPALFDGVHIVVITVSILALGEVLHLASRVGQRDDTSLIASKGRPFLSGREFRKALPAWLRGTGIGLPFGVIPAGGAEVPTLLSYGLERNIDRRSGSPEFGKGAIRGVAAPEAAGNATAGTAMGALLALGLPTSATAALMLAAFQQYGMQPGPLIFERNGEVVWALLASLFVALVVLLVLNLPFAPLWARLLRIPKPYLYAGITLFACLGVYSASSASIDLWLMIVLGLIGFCMRRFDVPLAPVMIGVILGPLAETSLRSAMQNSDNDWTVLASEPITITIYALLLLAIVWSVVRRVRQRAGADL; from the coding sequence ATGGAACATCTCCCCGAGCTCTGGGCCGGTTTCGCCGCCGTCCTCACCGTCGAGAACCTGCTCTGGCTGGTGCTCGGCGCGCTGCTCGGCACCGCCGTCGGCGTATTGCCCGGGCTCGGGTCGTCGATGGCGGTCGCGCTGTTGTTGCCGATGACCTTCACGCTGTCCCCGACCGCGGCGCTGATCATGTTCGCCGGCGTGTACTTCGGCGGCCTCTTCGGCGACTCGATCTCCGGCATCCTGATGAACACCCCGGGCAATTCCACCGCGATCGCCTCCACCTTCGAGGGCCACCGGATGGCCCTGTCCGGCCGGGCGCCGCAGGCGCTGGCCACCTCCGCGATCGGCGCGTTCACCGGCGGACTGCTGGCCACGATCGTGGTCGTCTTCACGGTGCCGCTGCTGGCCACCCTGGCGACCAGCTTCGGTCCGCCGCAATACCTCGCGCTGGCCGTGTTCGCGTTCATCGCCATCTCCGCCGTCGTCTCCGACAGCGCCGTCCGCGGGCTGTGCGCGCTGCTGATCGGTGTCGCCCTGTCCTTCGTCGGGATCGACCAGATCACCGGCACCCAGCGGTTCACCGCCGGTGTCCCGGCGCTCTTCGACGGCGTCCACATCGTGGTGATCACCGTGTCCATCCTCGCCCTCGGCGAGGTGCTGCACCTGGCCTCCCGGGTCGGTCAACGCGACGACACGTCGCTGATCGCGAGCAAGGGCCGTCCGTTCCTGTCCGGCCGCGAGTTCCGCAAGGCGCTGCCGGCGTGGCTGCGCGGCACGGGCATCGGGCTGCCGTTCGGCGTCATTCCCGCCGGCGGGGCCGAGGTGCCGACCCTGTTGTCCTACGGGCTGGAGCGCAACATCGACCGGCGTTCGGGGTCGCCGGAGTTCGGCAAGGGCGCGATCCGCGGGGTCGCGGCCCCCGAGGCCGCCGGCAATGCGACGGCGGGCACGGCGATGGGTGCCCTGCTGGCGCTCGGCCTGCCCACCTCGGCGACGGCGGCGCTGATGCTCGCCGCCTTCCAGCAGTACGGCATGCAGCCCGGCCCGCTGATCTTCGAGCGCAACGGCGAGGTGGTCTGGGCGCTGCTGGCGAGCCTCTTCGTCGCCCTGGTCGTGCTGCTCGTGCTGAACCTGCCGTTCGCCCCGCTGTGGGCACGCCTGCTGCGCATCCCCAAGCCCTATCTCTACGCGGGCATCACGCTCTTCGCCTGCCTCGGCGTCTACTCCGCCAGCAGCGCCTCGATCGACCTGTGGCTGATGATCGTGCTGGGCCTGATCGGCTTCTGCATGCGGCGCTTCGACGTGCCGCTCGCGCCGGTGATGATCGGCGTCATCCTCGGCCCGCTCGCGGAGACCTCGCTGCGCTCGGCGATGCAGAATTCCGACAACGACTGGACGGTGCTCGCCTCCGAGCCGATCACCATCACCATCTATGCGCTGCTGCTGCTGGCGATCGTGTGGAGCGTGGTCCGCAGGGTACGCCAGCGCGCCGGCGCCGACCTCTGA
- a CDS encoding Rv3235 family protein, whose product MATHPYLLGSAPDIEPAGQILCAAAPWPLPAAAPPPTGDAAPPAAPPPRGEHARRTAGAFARVFLEVISGRREAAGVAALLAPGPAAVLAGLALTPDAPRLLRVVARPAGRSIEAVAVYRVAERTGFLGFRLDRAGGRWRCSELAGPPVAAGRLRAAA is encoded by the coding sequence ATGGCAACGCACCCGTACCTGCTCGGCTCGGCGCCAGACATCGAGCCGGCCGGACAGATCCTGTGCGCCGCGGCGCCGTGGCCGCTGCCGGCCGCTGCTCCGCCGCCGACCGGCGACGCCGCCCCGCCGGCGGCGCCGCCACCGCGGGGCGAGCATGCCCGCCGCACCGCGGGTGCGTTCGCCCGGGTGTTCCTGGAGGTGATCTCCGGTCGCCGGGAGGCGGCCGGCGTGGCCGCGCTGCTGGCGCCCGGTCCGGCAGCGGTGCTGGCGGGGCTCGCGCTCACGCCGGACGCGCCGCGGCTGCTGCGGGTCGTCGCCCGGCCCGCGGGCCGGTCCATCGAGGCCGTCGCGGTCTATCGGGTCGCCGAGCGGACGGGCTTTCTCGGCTTCCGCCTGGACCGGGCGGGCGGCCGCTGGCGATGCAGCGAGCTGGCCGGCCCGCCGGTCGCGGCCGGCAGGTTGCGCGCCGCCGCATGA
- the secA gene encoding preprotein translocase subunit SecA has product MDRLMRIGEGRVLKRLENIAKHVNAIESDFEEMTDEELRGQTDEFRKRLDDGETLDDILPEAFATVREASRRVLGKRHFDVQIMGGAALHLGNIAEMKTGEGKTLVATLPAYLNALTGKGVHVVTVNDYLVKFQSEQMGRVHHFLGLSTAAILTSMTPAERREAYHADITYGTNNEFGFDYLRDNMALQLEDCVQRGHHFAIVDEVDSILVDEARTPLIISGPAEDNHDWYPEFARLAASLTPGEHYEVDEKKKTVSVLEPGIDVVEDRLGIDNLYESANTPLISYLQQALKAKDLFKRDRDYVVMNGDVLIVDEHTGRTLDGRRYSEGLHQAIEAKEKVQIKDEYQTLATVTLQNFFRMYDKLAGMTGTAKTEESEFQKIYGLGVLPIRTNKPMIREDQRDLIYRTEEAKFDAIVEDVAARHEAGQPVLIGTASVAKSELISARLKKAGVPHNVLNAKNHAKEAQFVAEAGRKGSVTVATNMAGRGTDIILGGNAEFLADRVLQKKGLNPEDTPEEYEAAWADTLAELEDQVEAEHAEVVELGGLYVVGSERHESRRIDNQLRGRSGRQGDPGESRFYLSLGDTLMRLFKSDLVEWVLTTLKIPDDQPIENRQVTKSIESAQKQVESQNFEMRKNVLKYDDVMNRQRHTIYADRRKVLEGADVSEQIRAAVDRVVGETVRRLTAEGFAEDWDYEAIWAELEALYPVSLKREDYEGGDLSSDELAQEFVEDAREAYARRETELGEDNMRELERQVLLTVLDRKWREHLYEMDYLREGIGLRAMAQRDPLVEYQREGGDMFNAMMEALLAEVVGFVFRVEVQQPAQPRVAAVTDADGKPVSVADLTNGRAPADDADAGDHGGGADDADGDDDADADADGADDADDADDADGKSEPDAADDGEPELVGAAAEREGAEPGSLRIKGAGRRRSAPKLRYSAPDADGEATESADAEADEYAGVGRNQQCPCGSGKKFKLCHGKRG; this is encoded by the coding sequence CTGGACAGGTTGATGCGGATCGGCGAGGGCCGGGTGCTCAAGCGCCTGGAGAACATCGCCAAGCACGTCAACGCCATCGAGTCCGACTTCGAGGAGATGACCGACGAGGAGCTGCGCGGCCAGACCGACGAGTTCCGCAAGCGGCTCGACGACGGCGAGACCCTCGATGACATCCTTCCCGAGGCCTTCGCCACGGTACGCGAGGCCAGCCGGCGAGTGCTCGGCAAGCGACACTTCGACGTCCAGATCATGGGCGGCGCCGCGCTGCACCTGGGCAACATCGCCGAGATGAAGACCGGTGAGGGCAAGACCCTGGTCGCGACGCTCCCGGCGTACCTGAACGCCCTGACCGGCAAGGGCGTGCATGTCGTCACCGTCAACGACTACCTGGTGAAGTTCCAGTCCGAGCAGATGGGCCGCGTGCACCACTTCCTCGGCCTGAGCACCGCGGCGATCCTGACCTCGATGACGCCCGCCGAGCGGCGCGAGGCCTACCACGCCGACATCACCTACGGCACGAACAACGAGTTCGGCTTCGACTACCTGCGCGACAACATGGCGCTGCAGTTGGAGGACTGCGTCCAGCGCGGCCACCACTTCGCCATCGTCGACGAGGTCGACTCGATCCTCGTCGACGAGGCCCGGACGCCGTTGATCATCTCCGGCCCGGCCGAGGACAATCACGACTGGTACCCCGAGTTCGCGCGGCTGGCCGCGTCGCTTACCCCCGGTGAGCACTACGAGGTCGACGAGAAGAAGAAGACGGTGTCCGTGCTGGAGCCCGGCATCGATGTCGTCGAGGACCGGCTCGGCATCGACAACCTCTACGAGTCGGCCAACACGCCGCTGATCAGCTATCTGCAGCAGGCGTTGAAGGCCAAGGACCTGTTCAAGCGCGACCGCGACTACGTGGTGATGAACGGCGATGTGCTGATCGTCGACGAGCACACCGGGCGCACCCTCGACGGCCGCCGCTACTCCGAGGGCCTGCACCAGGCGATCGAGGCCAAGGAGAAGGTGCAGATCAAGGACGAGTACCAGACGCTGGCGACCGTCACCTTGCAGAACTTCTTCCGGATGTACGACAAGCTCGCCGGGATGACCGGCACGGCCAAGACCGAGGAGTCGGAGTTCCAGAAGATCTACGGCCTCGGGGTGCTGCCGATCCGGACCAACAAGCCGATGATCCGCGAGGACCAGCGCGACCTGATCTATCGCACCGAGGAGGCGAAGTTCGACGCCATCGTCGAAGACGTCGCCGCCCGCCACGAGGCAGGGCAGCCGGTGCTGATCGGCACGGCCTCGGTGGCGAAGTCGGAGTTGATCTCCGCGCGGCTGAAGAAGGCCGGCGTACCGCACAACGTGCTGAACGCGAAGAACCACGCCAAGGAGGCGCAGTTCGTCGCCGAGGCCGGGCGCAAGGGGTCGGTCACCGTCGCGACCAACATGGCGGGCCGCGGTACCGACATCATCCTCGGCGGCAATGCCGAGTTCCTGGCCGACCGGGTGCTGCAGAAGAAGGGCCTGAATCCGGAGGACACGCCGGAGGAGTACGAGGCCGCGTGGGCCGACACCCTCGCCGAGCTGGAGGACCAGGTCGAGGCCGAGCACGCCGAGGTGGTCGAGCTCGGCGGCCTGTACGTGGTCGGTTCGGAGCGGCACGAGTCCCGCCGCATCGACAACCAGCTTCGCGGCCGGTCCGGCCGCCAGGGCGACCCGGGGGAGAGCCGCTTCTACCTGTCGCTGGGCGACACGTTGATGCGACTGTTCAAGTCCGACCTGGTCGAGTGGGTGCTGACCACGCTGAAGATTCCCGACGACCAGCCGATCGAGAACCGACAGGTGACGAAGTCGATCGAGAGCGCGCAGAAGCAGGTCGAGTCGCAGAACTTCGAGATGCGCAAGAACGTGCTCAAGTACGACGACGTGATGAACCGGCAGCGGCACACCATCTATGCCGACCGGCGCAAGGTGCTGGAGGGCGCCGACGTCAGCGAGCAGATCCGTGCCGCCGTCGACCGGGTCGTCGGGGAGACCGTACGCCGGCTCACCGCCGAGGGCTTTGCCGAGGACTGGGACTACGAGGCCATCTGGGCCGAGCTCGAGGCGCTCTATCCCGTCTCGCTGAAGCGCGAGGACTACGAGGGCGGCGACCTCAGCTCCGACGAGCTGGCCCAGGAGTTCGTCGAGGATGCCCGCGAGGCGTACGCCAGGCGCGAGACCGAGCTTGGCGAGGACAACATGCGCGAGCTGGAGCGGCAGGTGCTGCTCACCGTGCTGGACCGCAAGTGGCGCGAGCATCTCTACGAGATGGACTACCTGCGCGAGGGCATCGGCCTGCGCGCCATGGCGCAGCGCGACCCGCTGGTGGAGTACCAGCGCGAGGGCGGCGACATGTTCAACGCGATGATGGAGGCGCTGCTCGCCGAGGTCGTCGGATTCGTCTTCCGGGTGGAGGTGCAGCAGCCCGCGCAGCCGCGGGTCGCGGCCGTGACCGATGCCGACGGCAAGCCCGTCAGCGTGGCCGATCTGACCAATGGCCGCGCGCCCGCCGACGACGCGGACGCTGGCGATCACGGTGGCGGTGCCGATGACGCCGACGGCGACGATGACGCCGACGCCGACGCCGACGGTGCCGATGACGCCGACGACGCGGACGATGCCGACGGCAAGTCGGAACCGGACGCGGCCGACGACGGCGAACCGGAACTGGTCGGCGCGGCAGCCGAGCGGGAGGGTGCCGAGCCCGGCTCGTTGCGGATCAAGGGCGCCGGGCGGCGACGCAGCGCACCGAAGCTGCGCTACTCCGCCCCCGATGCCGACGGCGAGGCGACCGAATCGGCCGATGCCGAGGCCGACGAGTACGCCGGGGTCGGCCGCAACCAGCAGTGTCCGTGCGGCTCGGGCAAGAAGTTCAAGCTCTGCCACGGCAAGCGCGGCTGA
- a CDS encoding GlxA family transcriptional regulator, with translation MPRNSSHVPRPHRVVMITGDGANPFELSVATEIFGISRPELAVDPYAFTVCAPRPTVRLREGLLTLTGLPGLRTLDRADTVIAPNRPDAGAGFDPVVLAALRRAHRRGARLISFCTGAFTLAAAGLLDGRPAATHWMWAEEFARSFPAVELREDVLYVDDGDVLTAAGSAAALDLCLYLMAKDHGAEVANAVARRLVFSAHRDGGQQQFIDRPLPAEGSAGLTPVLDWARRHLDRPLTVAALARRAGLSPASLHRRFRAELGLTPLAWLNAERVRHARRLLETTDLTANRVAAQCGMGDVSTLRRLLRRACGLSPSEYRRRFAPPRAAAG, from the coding sequence ATGCCGCGCAATTCCTCTCACGTACCGCGCCCGCACCGGGTCGTGATGATCACCGGCGACGGCGCGAACCCGTTCGAGCTGTCGGTCGCGACCGAGATCTTCGGCATCTCCCGGCCCGAGCTCGCCGTCGATCCCTACGCCTTCACCGTCTGCGCGCCGCGGCCGACCGTGCGCCTGCGCGAGGGCCTGCTCACCCTGACCGGCCTGCCCGGGCTGCGTACCCTCGACCGCGCGGATACCGTGATCGCGCCCAACCGCCCGGACGCCGGGGCCGGCTTCGACCCGGTCGTGCTGGCCGCGCTGCGCCGCGCGCACCGGCGCGGCGCCCGGTTGATCAGCTTCTGCACCGGCGCGTTCACCCTCGCCGCGGCCGGGCTGCTGGACGGCCGGCCGGCGGCCACGCACTGGATGTGGGCCGAGGAGTTCGCGCGCAGCTTCCCCGCCGTCGAGCTGCGCGAGGACGTGCTCTACGTCGACGACGGCGATGTGCTGACCGCCGCCGGCAGCGCGGCGGCGCTCGATCTGTGCCTGTACCTGATGGCAAAGGACCACGGCGCGGAGGTCGCGAATGCCGTGGCGCGGCGCCTGGTGTTCTCGGCCCACCGCGACGGCGGTCAGCAACAGTTCATCGATCGGCCGCTGCCGGCCGAGGGCTCGGCCGGACTGACGCCCGTGCTGGACTGGGCCCGGCGGCACCTCGACCGGCCGCTGACCGTTGCTGCGCTGGCCCGCCGGGCGGGGCTCAGCCCGGCCTCGCTGCACCGCCGGTTCCGCGCCGAGCTGGGCCTGACCCCGCTCGCCTGGCTGAACGCCGAGCGGGTCCGGCACGCCCGCCGGCTGCTCGAGACGACCGATCTGACCGCGAACCGGGTCGCCGCGCAGTGCGGGATGGGCGATGTCTCGACCCTGCGCCGGCTGCTGCGGCGCGCCTGCGGGCTCAGCCCGAGCGAGTACCGCAGGCGGTTCGCACCGCCGCGGGCGGCGGCTGGCTGA
- a CDS encoding cupin domain-containing protein encodes MSIQPRSLDEIFSAIERPFSPVLAASINDYDIKAVRVQGDFVWHAHADTDELFWVSGGELLIDLREDGAERTITLGPGAIATVPAGIEHRTRSAEGADVVMIEPAGTLNTGDATDLPDGIRPTTAR; translated from the coding sequence ATGAGCATCCAACCCCGTTCCCTCGACGAGATCTTCTCCGCCATCGAGCGCCCCTTCTCCCCCGTCCTGGCCGCCAGCATCAACGACTACGACATCAAGGCGGTCCGGGTGCAGGGCGACTTCGTCTGGCACGCCCATGCCGACACCGACGAGCTGTTCTGGGTATCGGGAGGCGAACTGCTGATCGACCTGCGCGAGGACGGTGCCGAGCGCACGATCACCCTCGGGCCGGGCGCGATCGCGACGGTTCCGGCGGGCATCGAGCACCGGACCCGCTCGGCCGAGGGCGCCGATGTCGTGATGATCGAACCGGCCGGCACGCTGAACACCGGGGATGCCACCGACCTCCCCGACGGGATCCGCCCGACGACGGCGCGCTGA
- a CDS encoding winged helix-turn-helix domain-containing protein translates to MRLRLSQARRIALAAQGFGAARPARPVGMRDVQREITRLGQFQIDSINVVTRAHFMPLFSRLGPYDPALLERAAHRPPRRLFEYWGHAASLIDVTLQPALRWRMARAADEAWGSMIRIREQHPGLVERIRADVLDSARPITARQIEHDEVRVRDHWGWNWSSVKTACEWLFWAGEITSARRNTQFERAYAAPERVLPSSIIEAPTPGREEAIRELVRRSARALGIGTLACLADYFRVSTADAATAVAELEAGGELVPARVEGWDRPLWLWHDARRPRRILARALVSPFDSLIFERRRLRELFGIDYTIEIYVPEAKRRYGYYVYPFLLGETFAARVDLKADRAAGLLRVRAAWLEPGHDPGCVAPELAAELSIMAGWLGLSGVAVEPRGDLAGALAVATG, encoded by the coding sequence GTGCGCCTGCGTCTGTCGCAGGCCAGGCGCATCGCCCTGGCCGCGCAGGGCTTCGGCGCGGCCCGGCCCGCGCGCCCGGTCGGCATGCGCGATGTGCAGCGCGAGATCACCCGCCTGGGCCAGTTCCAGATCGATTCGATCAATGTGGTCACCCGGGCCCACTTCATGCCGCTGTTCTCGCGGCTCGGGCCCTACGACCCGGCGCTGCTGGAGCGGGCCGCGCACCGCCCGCCGCGGCGGCTGTTCGAGTACTGGGGCCATGCCGCCTCGCTGATCGACGTCACGCTGCAGCCCGCGCTGCGCTGGCGGATGGCGCGCGCCGCGGACGAGGCGTGGGGCTCCATGATCAGGATCCGCGAGCAGCACCCCGGTCTGGTGGAACGGATCCGGGCCGACGTGCTCGACTCGGCGCGACCGATCACGGCCCGCCAGATCGAGCACGACGAGGTCCGGGTGCGTGATCACTGGGGCTGGAACTGGTCCAGCGTGAAGACGGCGTGCGAGTGGCTGTTCTGGGCCGGCGAGATCACCTCCGCTCGGCGCAATACCCAGTTCGAGCGGGCCTATGCCGCGCCGGAGCGGGTCTTGCCGAGTTCGATCATCGAGGCGCCGACACCCGGGAGAGAGGAGGCGATCCGTGAGTTGGTCCGCCGCTCGGCCCGCGCGCTGGGCATCGGTACGCTGGCCTGCCTCGCCGACTACTTCCGGGTGAGCACCGCCGATGCCGCGACAGCGGTCGCCGAGCTGGAGGCCGGCGGAGAGCTCGTCCCCGCGCGGGTGGAGGGTTGGGACCGGCCGCTGTGGCTGTGGCACGACGCCCGCCGGCCACGCAGGATCCTCGCCCGGGCGCTGGTCAGCCCCTTCGACTCGTTGATCTTCGAGCGGCGTCGGCTGCGCGAGCTGTTCGGGATCGACTACACGATCGAGATCTACGTGCCCGAGGCCAAGCGGCGCTACGGCTACTACGTCTACCCGTTCCTGCTCGGGGAGACCTTCGCCGCCCGCGTCGACCTGAAGGCCGACCGCGCCGCGGGGCTGCTGCGCGTCCGGGCCGCCTGGCTGGAGCCGGGCCACGACCCGGGATGCGTCGCGCCGGAGCTGGCCGCCGAGTTGTCGATCATGGCCGGTTGGCTCGGGCTGTCCGGCGTCGCCGTCGAGCCGCGCGGCGATCTTGCCGGGGCCCTTGCCGTCGCGACCGGTTGA